A region from the Thermanaeromonas toyohensis ToBE genome encodes:
- the tsf gene encoding translation elongation factor Ts → MISAEAVKELRNRTGAGMMDCKRALEETGGDIEKAIEILRMKGLAAAAKKAGRVAKEGLVHAYIHGGGRIGVLIEVNCETDFVARTEEFKDLVHNLAMQVAAARPEYVKREDVPEEVIEREKSILRAQALNEGKPEKVVEKIVSGRLEKFFQENCLLEQPYIKDPERKVKDLIAEKIAKLGENIEVRRFARFEVGEANTISQ, encoded by the coding sequence ATGATTTCGGCTGAAGCTGTAAAAGAGCTGCGCAACCGTACTGGGGCTGGGATGATGGATTGTAAGCGAGCCCTAGAGGAAACGGGGGGCGATATAGAAAAAGCCATTGAAATCTTACGTATGAAGGGCCTAGCGGCAGCCGCTAAGAAGGCAGGGCGGGTAGCCAAGGAAGGCTTGGTACACGCCTATATCCATGGTGGTGGCCGGATAGGAGTCCTTATCGAGGTGAATTGCGAAACGGACTTTGTAGCCAGGACAGAGGAATTTAAAGATTTGGTTCACAACCTGGCTATGCAGGTGGCTGCTGCTCGGCCGGAGTATGTAAAGAGGGAAGATGTTCCAGAAGAAGTAATTGAAAGGGAGAAGAGCATCCTTCGTGCCCAGGCCCTGAACGAGGGTAAGCCGGAGAAGGTCGTGGAAAAGATTGTATCGGGTCGTTTGGAAAAGTTTTTCCAAGAGAATTGCTTATTAGAACAGCCTTATATAAAGGATCCTGAGCGTAAGGTCAAAGATCTTATTGCTGAAAAGATAGCCAAATTAGGAGAAAACATTGAGGTCCGGCGGTTTGCCCGCTTTGAAGTGGGTGAGGCTAACACTATTAGCCAGTAA
- the pyrH gene encoding UMP kinase, with protein MQKPKYKRVVLKLSGEALAGNQGFGIDPDVINSIAEQIKEVRDLGVDVAVVVGGGNIWRGVKGSAQGMDRATADYMGMLATVINSLALQDALERLGVDTRVQSAIEMRQIAEPYIRRRAIRHLEKGRVVIFAGGTGNPYFSTDTTAALRAAEIEAEVILMAKRVDGVYDADPEQNPQAKRYKGLDYLDVLNSNLGVMDSTATSLCMDNNIPLIVFGIKEKGNILKAVMGEEIGTYVGGKRGC; from the coding sequence ATGCAGAAACCCAAGTATAAGAGGGTGGTTTTAAAGTTAAGCGGTGAGGCCTTGGCTGGGAATCAAGGCTTCGGCATCGACCCTGATGTTATAAATTCCATTGCTGAACAGATTAAAGAGGTACGGGATCTTGGAGTCGATGTGGCCGTAGTGGTAGGGGGTGGCAACATCTGGCGGGGGGTCAAAGGAAGCGCCCAAGGGATGGATAGGGCGACGGCGGATTATATGGGGATGTTGGCTACAGTAATTAATTCCCTCGCCCTCCAGGATGCTTTAGAACGTTTAGGGGTTGACACGAGGGTACAATCTGCCATTGAGATGCGTCAGATAGCAGAACCTTATATCCGGCGGAGGGCCATCAGGCATTTAGAAAAAGGTCGCGTAGTGATTTTTGCCGGAGGTACAGGAAATCCTTACTTTTCTACGGATACTACTGCCGCTCTGCGGGCTGCGGAGATTGAAGCGGAAGTAATACTTATGGCTAAGCGAGTGGATGGGGTATATGATGCAGATCCTGAACAGAATCCTCAGGCTAAACGCTACAAAGGGCTGGATTATCTAGATGTTCTAAATAGCAATTTAGGAGTTATGGATTCCACTGCTACTTCCCTCTGTATGGATAATAACATTCCCCTTATTGTTTTTGGAATCAAAGAGAAGGGTAATATATTGAAGGCGGTCATGGGTGAAGAAATCGGTACCTATGTAGGGGGTAAAAGGGGATGTTAG
- the frr gene encoding ribosome recycling factor: protein MLEEILKETENKMQKAVENLRRELATIRAGRATPALLEKVQVNYYGTPTPVNQLATISAPEPRLLVVQPWDRSIVGEIEKAILKSDLGLTPTSDGTVIRIVLPQLTEERRAELVKLVRKKAEEFRVVVRNIRREANEKLKAKEKGGEISEDEARRAQDKVQKLTDTYIQAIDKALATKEAEIMEV, encoded by the coding sequence ATGTTAGAGGAGATACTTAAGGAAACAGAAAATAAGATGCAGAAAGCCGTAGAAAACTTGCGTAGAGAGTTAGCCACTATTAGGGCAGGAAGGGCTACTCCTGCCCTATTAGAGAAGGTTCAGGTTAATTATTATGGGACTCCTACCCCGGTAAATCAACTAGCTACCATTTCGGCCCCTGAACCCCGGTTACTCGTTGTTCAGCCCTGGGATCGCTCTATAGTGGGGGAAATCGAAAAAGCCATCCTTAAATCAGATCTAGGCCTTACTCCTACCAGCGACGGTACCGTAATCCGTATTGTGCTCCCCCAATTAACGGAAGAACGGAGGGCCGAACTGGTGAAGCTAGTTCGGAAAAAGGCCGAGGAATTTCGCGTAGTTGTACGGAACATCCGCCGGGAGGCTAATGAGAAGCTAAAGGCTAAAGAAAAAGGCGGCGAAATTTCGGAAGATGAAGCACGGAGGGCCCAGGATAAGGTCCAGAAGTTGACCGATACCTATATCCAGGCCATCGATAAGGCTTTGGCCACTAAGGAAGCTGAAATTATGGAGGTTTAA
- a CDS encoding 4Fe-4S binding protein, whose amino-acid sequence MPHRITEECLACGVCADECPNGAISEGDNIYVIDPELCTDCGTCREACPNEAIVAE is encoded by the coding sequence ATGCCCCATCGGATTACTGAGGAATGTTTAGCGTGTGGGGTGTGTGCCGACGAATGCCCCAATGGCGCGATTTCCGAGGGAGATAACATTTATGTAATCGATCCCGAGTTATGTACTGATTGCGGTACTTGTCGAGAAGCTTGTCCTAATGAAGCCATCGTAGCAGAGTGA
- a CDS encoding isoprenyl transferase, whose product MTQRWKLPPRDRLPRHLAIIMDGNGRWALRRGLPRVAGHRAGVEALRETVKACLEWGIEILTVYAFSTENWKRPREEVDTLMELLVEYLRKEVKELNQQGVRIGAIGRLHELPIEAQQELARARELTAGNQRLLLNLALNYGGRAELVDACCAVAQDILQGKLKLEQIDEEVLSRYLYTAGLPDPDLLIRTAGEMRFSNFLLWQSAYTELWVTPILWPDFRREDLLVALHDYARRERRFGGLK is encoded by the coding sequence ATGACGCAGAGATGGAAACTACCCCCACGAGACCGCCTACCCCGGCACCTAGCCATTATAATGGACGGTAACGGTCGTTGGGCCCTACGCCGGGGCTTACCCAGAGTAGCTGGCCACCGGGCAGGGGTAGAGGCCCTGCGAGAGACAGTCAAAGCCTGCTTGGAATGGGGTATTGAGATCTTGACAGTATATGCTTTTTCCACGGAGAATTGGAAAAGACCCCGGGAAGAAGTGGACACTTTAATGGAGTTGCTGGTGGAGTACCTCCGGAAAGAGGTTAAAGAGCTCAACCAGCAAGGGGTAAGGATAGGTGCCATCGGCCGGTTGCATGAACTACCTATAGAGGCCCAACAGGAGCTCGCGCGAGCTAGGGAACTAACGGCGGGGAACCAAAGGCTTCTCCTTAATTTAGCGTTGAACTATGGAGGGCGGGCAGAACTGGTAGATGCTTGCTGCGCAGTGGCCCAGGATATACTCCAGGGGAAACTCAAGCTTGAACAAATTGATGAAGAGGTTTTAAGTCGGTACCTTTACACCGCTGGGCTCCCGGATCCTGATCTCCTTATCCGTACAGCTGGGGAAATGCGTTTTAGCAATTTTCTCTTATGGCAATCGGCCTATACCGAGCTTTGGGTAACTCCTATACTTTGGCCGGATTTCCGCCGGGAGGATTTGTTGGTTGCCCTCCATGATTATGCCCGGAGGGAAAGGCGTTTTGGGGGGTTAAAGTAG